The DNA region TTCCTTGTTTTCGAAGATTCGTTGATCACGACCGAAACCTTGGGAGGATCCGCCAAAGATCGATGGATGGTGCAGCTCTCCAGGACCTTTTGAAGGCGAAGCTTCATCGCCGCCTCCAGCGGAACCGGGAGATCGACATACGCGATCATGGCCCCGACGCGGTGAGGACCCTCGGCATAGTCCCATTGCGTCCTCACCCTCAGTCCGTCCGTCGGGATTTTGTGGCGCTGGCAGAAACGCACGGCAAAATACCCGATGCAGCCCCCCAGGGAGGCGACGAACATCTCAACCGGCGTGACCCCACGATCCTCCCCGCCTTCCTCCCTCGGCTGATCCAGCATGAGGGTATGGTTCCGAACCTGCACGGTCAGCCGAACACCCCCGACCCAGGAAACGATCAACGACTCTTTCTTCAAATCGACCGGTCCTGACATGGTGTTCCACCCCCGGCGAACGGACTTCCGTTAAGAGCCTTTCCCTTCTTTTTTGCCCGCCAGCGCCTTCGGCTTTACCGTAAACACGGGACAGGCGGCCTTTCGCACAACCCGCTCCGCCACGCTCCCCATCAGGACATGTCCCAGTCCCGTGCGCCCGTGCGTTCCGAGCACGATCATATCGGCCGGAATCTCACCCGCGGTATGGAGAATCTCGAGAAACGGAGTACCCTCCTTCAAGATGGCATGAACTTTTGGCCCCTGATGCCGGACCCGATCCGCCAGTTTGTTAAGATTTTCATGCTCCGCTTCCCTGACCTCCTGGATCCACTCATGGATTTCCGGCCGAACACCGGGAGACACGCCCGTATGGCTGAAAAAAGGCGGTTCGAACACATGAAGCAGATATAAATCCGCGCCGAAGCCCCGCGCCAGATGCACGGCATACTCCAAGGCCTCATTGGAATAATCCGAAAAATCGGTCGCCATCAAGATCCGATGAAGTTCGATCATGGTTTTCCCCCCGAGGCTTTTTCAATAAGTCCGATTTAAAGACGGATTCGGGCGGGTTGCCCGATCCGCCCCCGATAACGATACCATTTTTCTCCCTCCAAAACCAGATAAACGGTCAGGGCCACGCCCAGGCACAGGGCCAGTTCTCCCATCGTCAACGCCGTGGTGTGAAAGAACGGCTGCAGGGCGGGGCTGTAGGTGATGGCCAGTTGAAGAACGACGATCACGACCACCGCGCTGACCAGTTTCGGGTTCGAAAACAAACCGATCGTCCACAGCGCGTTCCGCTCCGAGCGCATGGCCAGCACGCTGAACATCTGAAAAATCGTGAGGACGAAAAAAGCGGCCGTACGCCCGTGCCCGAGACCCTGCCCGGCCTGAACCCATGCCAATATGCCGAGGGTCCCCGCCCCGGTGATCAAACCCACCCACACAATCTGGGGACCCAGACCCCCGGTGAACAGGCCCTCCTCCGGATCCCTCGGCGGTCTTTTCATGACATCCCGCTCCGCCGGCTCCACGCCCAGCGCCAGGGCCGGAAGTCCGTCCGTCATGAGGTTGATCCAGAGAATCTGGACCGGAAGCAACGGGAGCGGCAGGCCGAACAGAATCGCGAAGAACATCGTCATGATCTCGCCGCTGTTGGTGGACAATATATACCGGGTGAATTTCCGGATGTTGTCGTAGATGATCCGTCCCTCCTTGACGGCGGAGACAATTGTAGCAAAATTGTCATCCAAAAGCACCATGTCGGAGGCTTCGCGGGCGGCGTCCGTGCCCCCCCGCCCCATCGCCACGCCGATATCGGCCATCCGCAGGGCCGGGGCGTCGTTCACGCCGTCGCCGGTCATCGCCACGACTTCCCCCCTCCTCTTGAGGGCCTGGAGGATCTTTACCTTCTGGTCGGGCGAGACCCGGGCGTATACGGAAACATTGGAAACCAACGGCGCCAAGTCTTCGGGGGACATGGACTCCAGGTCCTCTCCGGTCAGGACACGATCGTTGGGACCCTGGATTTTCAGATGCCTCGCGACGCTTTCGGCCGTCACACGATGATCCCCCGTAATCATGATCGGCCGGATCCCGGCCTCGCGGCAATTCGCCACGGCGGCCAGGACCTCCGGCCGGGGGGGATCCATCATTCCGACCAAACCCAGGAAGACCATCTCTTCCTCCACATCCTTTAAATTCTCCTCGGAGGGCTCGGTTTCCAAGCCGCGCATCGCGCACGCGAGGATCCGGACGCCGTCCGCGGCCAGCTCACGGTGGACCTGCACGATTCGATCATGATGACGACGGGTCAGAGGCCTGCGGACCCCGCCTTCCGTGACCGAGACGGCCCGCCGGAGAATTTCTTCGATGCCTCCTTTGCTGAAGGCGAACAGGCGGCCGGATGGATCCCGGTGGACCGTCGTCATGAGCTTTCGATTTGAATCAAAGGGTTTTTCGGCGATGCGCGGATATTCCGCCTCAAGCCGGTCCTTCCAGAAACCGGCCTTCGCGGCCGCCGCCAACAGGGCCCCCTCCGTCGGATCTCCCAAAATGATCCAGAGATTCTCCCGCCGCTCCAGACGGGCGTTGCTGCAAAGGGCGGCGGCCCGGAGCAGCTGAAGAAGCGCCGGTTCGTTTACGGGGTCCAGCCTCTGTCCTTTTTCCTGAAAATTACCCTCCGGGGCATAATCCGTGCCGGTGATGTTCACCAGGCGCCCTTCGAAATAAACCATCTCGACCGACATGACATTCTGGGTCAAGGTCCCGGTCTTGTCGGAGCAGATCGCGGTGACGGAGCCCAGCGTTTCCACGGCGGGCAGCTTCCGGATCAGCGCATTGCGGCGGGCCATGGCCTGCGCTCCGATCGCCAGAACGATCGTCACGACGGCCGGGAGCCCCTCCGGGATCACCGCCACGGCCAGACTGATCGCGGTCAAGAGCATCGTCTCCGTCGGTTCTCCCCGAAGGAGACCGGCGATGAAAATGACCGCCGTCATGGCCACAGCCGCGCCGGCCAGCCATTTTCCGAGATGGGCCAAACGGAGTTGAAGCGGCGTCTTGCGGTCTTCCACCCTCTGGAGAAGGCGGGCGATCTTCCCGAGTTCGGTTCCCATCCCCGTTTCGGTCACGACGGCCCAGGCATGGCCCGCGACCACCGATGTACCCATAAATACCAAGTTGAGCCGATCCCCCACGGAAAGATCTTTCTTGTGGAGGACCCGGGGGTGCTTGGCGACGGCGACGGACTCCCCGGTCAAATGCGACTCGTTCAACCTCAATTGCACCGCCTCGATAATCCTCCCGTCGGCCGGAATCCTCTGGCCTTCGTTCAAGGCGATGAGATCTCCCGGAACCAGGTCCCGGGATGAAATCTCTTGAAGGGTTCCCCCGCGCCGGACCACCACTTGGGGACGCTCAAGCTTCTTTAAGACATTCAGGGCCCGCTCGGCGCGGTACTCCTGAGCGAATCCCAGGGAGGCGTTCAACCCGACAATGACAAGAATCATCACCGCATCGGAGATGTCTCCCATCCAAACGGCGATCAGGGCGGCGGCGAAAAGGATGAGGATCATCACATCCTTCAACTGCCTGGAGAGAATGGGCCAGACGGTCTTCCGGTCCTCTTCCTTTAATTGATTGGACCCGTACTCCCCCAGCCGCCGCTTCGCTTCGGCAACGGATAAGCCCGCCCGGGAACTGTCCAAGACCCGGAGAACCTCCTCCGCCTCCATCTGGAACCACGGCCGGGCCATCAATCAGCGTTTTCCTCTCGTTTTCCCGACGGAAACCGTCTCGAGGTCCCTGGCCTCCTTGCGGTTCAGAAGAATCAGGGGATCGACGATTTCCCCGCAATAGACGCAATGCCATCCCTCATAGGACCACGGCCCCCCTTCGCTCTCGACATTGACGAACTCCTCAAAGTTCATCTGCCCGCCGCATTTCGGACATTTCATCTTGATCATCCCCTTCCTGTTTTGTGGGGGCTCATCTCGCCGCCTCCGTCCGCCTGGGGCGGCCTTCCCCTCGTGCTCTCCGCCTCCGGCGGATTGCTCGCTGGTAATATCCCCCCCGTTTACTCCACCTTGATCTTTACTTCTTTCCGCTTGGCCTCCTCCGTCTTGGGCAAGCGCACCTCCAATACCCCGTCCTTGAAATTGGCATAGGCCTTATCGGCCTTCACCTCTTTGGGCAGGTCAATCGTCCGCACGAAACTCCCGTATGAGCGTTCGGAATAATAATACCCTTTCTTTTTAACCTCTTCTTCCTGTTTCTTCTCACCCTTGATGGTGAGAAGGGTGTCGGAAATATTGATATCCAACTCCTCCTTTTTCATCCCGGGTATCTCGGCCTTGACCACGACGTCGTCCTTCTCTTCGTATATCTCGATCGCCGGTTCTCGGATCCCGATCTCCCGAAAGCGGTCGGGCCAGTTTAAGCCCCAAAAAGGTCTCCGGAAGAAATCGCCGAACATGCGCTCGGCCTCCCGCTCCATGCGGCTCAACTCCGTAAAAGGTCTCCAGGGTGTCACCTCCCGCGTCTCTTTCTCTTTTTCCTTCGACATGGCCGAACCTCCTTCCTTTGTGATAACCATCCAAGGGATGAATGGTCTCTTATCGTTCACGTCCCCGATGCCACTTCACCCGGATGAATTTATCATCCCGGGACCAATGGTACGTGACATCGCCTTTGTAAGCCCGGTGGATTTCCATACTGACCCGTTGGGCAAAGCGTTCGCTGGTGGTCTGGATCTCCACGGATTTCAGATTATCCTTGATCGAAATAATACGCTCGAGGGGATTGACCCTTTTGGCCCGGGCTTCTTCGTTCCGAACCAGGTTCAGAATCTCTTCCCGGTTGGGGGCCAAGAACTCTCCGCTCAACGTGATGATCCCGCCCGGAAAAGAATCCCGCTTCTTTTGACAGGCCGGACACGTAATGGAACGGGTCTTACGATTTCTGGTCGTGGCCGGAAGAATTTGCATGGACCAGCGCTTGTGATGAAACACCGCCCCGCAGCTTCGGCAAACGGCCGCTTCCTTCGGTCCCATCAGCGGCAGGTAGGGATCCCGATGGACCGGAAGATTTTTTCGAATCGGCATGGCCCCCTCCCTTTATCAAAACCCGCCGGCTCTTTTCGCCGGATCCATGGCGAAGCGATCCCTTAACGGGTGAACAAGCCGTTCAAAATCCGAATACCGCATCGCAATCATCTCGTGATGCGTTCCCGATTGAAAGAAAATCTCCGGTTCGAGGGCGAGAGATTCATCCACAAAGACCCGGAACTCGTAGAGGGTGCCGAATGGCGGGATGGCCCCCAACTCGCAGTCCGGAAAAAGTTTTTCCAAAACCGCTTCCGTTGCCAGAGACACTTGAGCCGCCCCGATCACTTCCGAAAACCGGTCGAGATCAAGCTG from Nitrospiria bacterium includes:
- a CDS encoding BCAM0308 family protein — its product is MPIRKNLPVHRDPYLPLMGPKEAAVCRSCGAVFHHKRWSMQILPATTRNRKTRSITCPACQKKRDSFPGGIITLSGEFLAPNREEILNLVRNEEARAKRVNPLERIISIKDNLKSVEIQTTSERFAQRVSMEIHRAYKGDVTYHWSRDDKFIRVKWHRGRER
- a CDS encoding cation-translocating P-type ATPase — protein: MARPWFQMEAEEVLRVLDSSRAGLSVAEAKRRLGEYGSNQLKEEDRKTVWPILSRQLKDVMILILFAAALIAVWMGDISDAVMILVIVGLNASLGFAQEYRAERALNVLKKLERPQVVVRRGGTLQEISSRDLVPGDLIALNEGQRIPADGRIIEAVQLRLNESHLTGESVAVAKHPRVLHKKDLSVGDRLNLVFMGTSVVAGHAWAVVTETGMGTELGKIARLLQRVEDRKTPLQLRLAHLGKWLAGAAVAMTAVIFIAGLLRGEPTETMLLTAISLAVAVIPEGLPAVVTIVLAIGAQAMARRNALIRKLPAVETLGSVTAICSDKTGTLTQNVMSVEMVYFEGRLVNITGTDYAPEGNFQEKGQRLDPVNEPALLQLLRAAALCSNARLERRENLWIILGDPTEGALLAAAAKAGFWKDRLEAEYPRIAEKPFDSNRKLMTTVHRDPSGRLFAFSKGGIEEILRRAVSVTEGGVRRPLTRRHHDRIVQVHRELAADGVRILACAMRGLETEPSEENLKDVEEEMVFLGLVGMMDPPRPEVLAAVANCREAGIRPIMITGDHRVTAESVARHLKIQGPNDRVLTGEDLESMSPEDLAPLVSNVSVYARVSPDQKVKILQALKRRGEVVAMTGDGVNDAPALRMADIGVAMGRGGTDAAREASDMVLLDDNFATIVSAVKEGRIIYDNIRKFTRYILSTNSGEIMTMFFAILFGLPLPLLPVQILWINLMTDGLPALALGVEPAERDVMKRPPRDPEEGLFTGGLGPQIVWVGLITGAGTLGILAWVQAGQGLGHGRTAAFFVLTIFQMFSVLAMRSERNALWTIGLFSNPKLVSAVVVIVVLQLAITYSPALQPFFHTTALTMGELALCLGVALTVYLVLEGEKWYRYRGRIGQPARIRL
- a CDS encoding universal stress protein, whose product is MIELHRILMATDFSDYSNEALEYAVHLARGFGADLYLLHVFEPPFFSHTGVSPGVRPEIHEWIQEVREAEHENLNKLADRVRHQGPKVHAILKEGTPFLEILHTAGEIPADMIVLGTHGRTGLGHVLMGSVAERVVRKAACPVFTVKPKALAGKKEGKGS
- a CDS encoding OsmC family protein; translation: MSGPVDLKKESLIVSWVGGVRLTVQVRNHTLMLDQPREEGGEDRGVTPVEMFVASLGGCIGYFAVRFCQRHKIPTDGLRVRTQWDYAEGPHRVGAMIAYVDLPVPLEAAMKLRLQKVLESCTIHRSLADPPKVSVVINESSKTRKWEN
- a CDS encoding Hsp20/alpha crystallin family protein, with the protein product MSKEKEKETREVTPWRPFTELSRMEREAERMFGDFFRRPFWGLNWPDRFREIGIREPAIEIYEEKDDVVVKAEIPGMKKEELDINISDTLLTIKGEKKQEEEVKKKGYYYSERSYGSFVRTIDLPKEVKADKAYANFKDGVLEVRLPKTEEAKRKEVKIKVE
- a CDS encoding YbaK/EbsC family protein — translated: MLPFEMKSAMKLREWWRGYKGIGKKRERSGWPTAPERLKMLFETEKVPYRVIPHAEVYTAPELAASIHTSGRKVAKAVMVLADGRYVMAVLPAHRQLDLDRFSEVIGAAQVSLATEAVLEKLFPDCELGAIPPFGTLYEFRVFVDESLALEPEIFFQSGTHHEMIAMRYSDFERLVHPLRDRFAMDPAKRAGGF